A window of the Gemmatirosa kalamazoonensis genome harbors these coding sequences:
- a CDS encoding ATP-binding protein, protein MAPHESRSTPISEPDDDERERHDERRAANRRDIDRRVTAVIEGMSDAFLALDAEWRITYANREVARLNGVTSAQLVGRVHWDVWPETVGSEVERQYRRVVAERVPVQFEHYYEDADVWHDIRAYPADDGGLAVFYRDVSAQKRLEGERVERVREVADAHERALAAEVQFRLLVERVRDYAVFLLDPDGIVTQWGQGAERITGWTAGQAIGEHLRFLYPDGGSAEDGTPAEHLAHAAAHGEYIGEGMRVRRGGAAFPARVVLTALRRGGQLVGFSNIAQDLTGEREREAALSHAMAAAEAANTAKSQFLANTSHEIRTPLNAVIGYAELLALGMGGALTDQARRYVERIQATSRHLLGIVNDVLDLAKIEAGQMHTAREPGLVAPAIAAALQIVEEQARARAVAVTNACGREPRAFFGDNERVRQILVNLLSNAVRFTEAGGRVTVTCGSGPRPGARTPAVPEPATGWTFIKVEDTGIGIASEQLDKVWEAFEQADASRTRKFGGSGLGLTISRHLARLMGGEITVRSEPGLGSSFVLWLPAADPAEVGPGGSTAPEPVPSVAVAETDPMAALSDVTPTDAAGLAHISEALVSETERILATYAARLRADLGTPHAHGQADAQLEDHGSTFLVDVAQCLLVIGQDGPEAAEMLRDGSAIQHLIAARHGAQRARLGWQESEMRREYAILREEIHAAVRRSRRAEATAEERAIEVINHMLARAEEESITILRVTTAG, encoded by the coding sequence ATGGCCCCGCACGAGAGCCGTTCCACGCCCATTTCCGAGCCCGACGACGACGAGCGCGAGCGGCACGACGAGCGCCGGGCGGCGAACCGGCGGGACATCGACCGCCGGGTCACCGCCGTCATCGAGGGGATGTCCGACGCGTTCCTCGCCCTCGACGCCGAGTGGCGCATCACGTACGCGAACCGCGAGGTCGCGCGGCTGAACGGCGTCACCTCCGCGCAGCTCGTCGGCCGCGTGCACTGGGACGTGTGGCCCGAGACCGTCGGCAGCGAGGTGGAGCGGCAGTACCGACGCGTCGTCGCCGAGCGCGTGCCCGTGCAGTTCGAGCACTACTACGAGGACGCGGACGTCTGGCACGACATCCGGGCGTACCCCGCCGACGACGGCGGGCTCGCGGTGTTCTACCGCGACGTCTCGGCGCAGAAGCGCCTCGAGGGCGAGCGCGTCGAGCGCGTGCGCGAGGTCGCCGACGCGCACGAGCGCGCGCTCGCGGCGGAGGTGCAGTTCCGACTCCTCGTCGAGCGCGTGCGCGACTACGCGGTGTTCCTGCTCGACCCCGACGGCATCGTCACGCAGTGGGGGCAGGGCGCCGAGCGCATCACGGGATGGACGGCGGGCCAGGCGATCGGCGAGCACCTGCGCTTCCTGTACCCGGACGGGGGCTCGGCGGAGGACGGCACCCCCGCGGAGCACCTCGCGCACGCCGCCGCGCACGGCGAGTACATCGGCGAGGGGATGCGCGTTAGGCGCGGAGGGGCCGCGTTCCCGGCGCGCGTGGTGCTCACCGCGCTGCGCCGCGGCGGCCAGCTCGTCGGCTTCTCGAACATCGCGCAGGACCTCACCGGGGAGCGCGAGCGCGAGGCCGCGCTGTCGCACGCGATGGCCGCGGCCGAGGCGGCGAACACCGCGAAGTCGCAGTTCCTCGCGAACACGAGCCACGAGATCCGCACGCCGCTGAACGCGGTGATCGGCTACGCGGAGCTGCTCGCGTTAGGCATGGGCGGCGCGCTGACCGACCAGGCGCGCCGCTACGTCGAGCGCATCCAGGCGACGAGCCGCCACCTGCTCGGCATCGTGAACGACGTGCTCGATCTGGCGAAGATCGAGGCCGGGCAGATGCACACCGCGCGCGAGCCGGGGCTCGTCGCGCCCGCCATCGCCGCGGCGCTGCAGATCGTCGAGGAGCAGGCGCGCGCGCGCGCGGTCGCGGTGACCAACGCGTGCGGCCGCGAGCCTCGCGCGTTCTTCGGCGACAACGAGCGCGTGCGGCAGATCCTCGTCAACCTGCTGTCGAACGCGGTGCGCTTCACCGAAGCCGGTGGACGCGTGACCGTGACGTGCGGCTCGGGCCCGCGCCCCGGCGCACGGACGCCTGCCGTGCCGGAGCCGGCGACGGGATGGACGTTCATCAAGGTCGAGGACACCGGCATCGGCATCGCGAGTGAGCAGCTCGACAAGGTGTGGGAGGCGTTCGAGCAGGCGGACGCGAGCCGCACGCGCAAGTTCGGCGGGTCGGGGCTCGGCCTCACCATCAGCCGGCACCTCGCGCGGCTCATGGGCGGCGAGATCACCGTGCGCAGCGAGCCGGGACTCGGCTCGTCGTTCGTGCTCTGGCTCCCGGCCGCGGATCCGGCGGAGGTCGGGCCGGGCGGGAGCACGGCACCGGAGCCCGTGCCCAGCGTCGCGGTCGCGGAGACGGACCCGATGGCGGCGCTCAGCGACGTCACGCCGACGGACGCGGCGGGGCTCGCCCACATCTCCGAGGCGCTCGTGTCGGAGACGGAGCGCATCCTCGCCACCTACGCCGCGCGCCTTCGCGCCGATCTCGGGACGCCGCACGCGCACGGCCAGGCCGACGCGCAGCTCGAGGACCACGGCTCGACGTTCCTCGTCGACGTCGCGCAGTGCCTGCTGGTCATCGGGCAGGACGGGCCGGAGGCGGCGGAGATGTTGCGCGACGGGTCGGCGATCCAGCACCTCATCGCCGCCCGCCACGGCGCGCAGCGCGCGCGGCTCGGCTGGCAGGAGTCGGAGATGCGGCGCGAGTACGCGATCCTGCGCGAGGAGATCCACGCCGCCGTGCGCCGCTCCCGACGCGCCGAGGCGACGGCCGAGGAGCGCGCGATCGAGGTGATCAACCACATGCTCGCGCGGGCGGAGGAGGAGAGCATCACCATCCTGCGAGTGACGACGGCCGGCTGA
- a CDS encoding dicarboxylate/amino acid:cation symporter, which translates to MGRPLYKNLTAQVLTAIALGALLGALAPDAGKAMKPVGDTFVNLVKMIITPIIFLTIVLGIAGMRDLKAVGRVGGKALLYFEIVTTFAIAIGLVVVNVTRPGAGIDATALAKGDISKYATAGKEMSFVDFVTHVVPSSVVGAFANGDVLQVVFFAVLFGAALAGIGEAGAPMLTGLERLSRVFFRITAIIMKVAPIGAFGAMAYTIGNFGLRALLPLGRLMLDVYVTMALFVFVVLNLIARASGFSLRKLLAYIKEEILLVLGTSSSEAALPSLIAKLEAYGCSRSVVGLVVPTGYSFNLDGTSIYLAMATLFIAQAMRVDLSLGQQLSVLAVLMVTSKGAAGVTGSGFIVLASTLSAMRVVPVEGIALVLGVDRFMSEARAITNLIGNAVATVVISRHERAFDDAKRLVAESPAHEDTMEALDEAAHAEV; encoded by the coding sequence ATGGGTCGCCCCCTCTACAAGAACCTGACGGCGCAGGTCCTCACCGCCATCGCGCTCGGCGCACTGCTCGGCGCGCTCGCCCCGGACGCGGGAAAGGCGATGAAGCCGGTGGGCGATACCTTCGTGAACCTCGTGAAGATGATCATCACGCCGATCATCTTCCTCACGATCGTGCTCGGCATCGCCGGCATGCGCGACCTCAAGGCGGTGGGACGCGTCGGCGGCAAGGCGCTGCTCTACTTCGAGATCGTGACGACGTTCGCGATCGCGATCGGGCTCGTCGTCGTGAACGTCACGCGCCCCGGCGCCGGCATCGACGCGACCGCGCTCGCGAAGGGCGACATCTCGAAGTACGCGACGGCGGGGAAGGAGATGTCGTTCGTCGACTTCGTGACGCACGTCGTGCCGTCGAGCGTCGTCGGCGCGTTCGCGAACGGCGACGTGCTGCAGGTCGTGTTCTTCGCCGTGCTGTTCGGCGCCGCGCTCGCCGGCATCGGCGAAGCGGGCGCGCCGATGCTCACGGGGCTGGAGCGGCTGTCGCGCGTGTTCTTCCGCATCACGGCGATCATCATGAAGGTCGCCCCGATCGGCGCGTTCGGCGCGATGGCGTACACGATCGGCAACTTCGGCCTGCGCGCGCTGCTGCCGTTAGGCCGCCTCATGCTCGACGTGTACGTGACGATGGCGCTGTTCGTCTTCGTCGTGCTGAACCTGATCGCGCGCGCGTCGGGGTTCAGCCTGCGGAAGCTGCTCGCCTACATCAAGGAGGAGATCCTCCTCGTGCTGGGCACCTCGTCGAGCGAGGCCGCGCTGCCGAGCCTCATCGCGAAGCTCGAAGCGTACGGCTGCTCGCGGTCGGTCGTGGGGCTCGTCGTGCCGACCGGCTACTCGTTCAACCTCGACGGCACCTCGATCTACCTCGCGATGGCGACGCTGTTCATCGCGCAGGCGATGCGCGTGGACCTGTCGCTCGGCCAGCAGCTCTCGGTGCTCGCCGTGCTCATGGTGACGTCGAAGGGCGCCGCCGGCGTCACCGGCTCGGGGTTCATCGTGCTCGCGAGCACGCTCTCCGCCATGCGCGTCGTGCCGGTCGAGGGGATCGCGCTCGTCCTCGGCGTCGACCGCTTCATGAGCGAGGCGCGCGCGATCACGAACCTCATCGGCAACGCCGTCGCCACCGTCGTCATCTCGCGCCACGAGCGGGCGTTCGACGACGCGAAGCGCCTCGTCGCCGAGTCGCCGGCGCACGAGGACACGATGGAAGCGCTGGACGAGGCGGCGCACGCTGAAGTCTGA
- a CDS encoding alpha-hydroxy acid oxidase, protein MIFTIDDLYAIAAERLPKMAFDYYDSGADGEHTLRDNQDAWRRIRLRPKCLVDVSSCDLATTVLGTPVSMPLLVAPTAFQKLAHPDGECATARAAAAAGTIMTLSTLSTCLMEDVARENGDGGRWFQLYVYRDRGITRAFLERAEAAGYSAIALTVDAPYFGRRLRDVRNGFALPDGMTVANLTAGMGTVGAVDGNSGLSAYIASMLDQRITWRDVEWLRASTRLPIVVKGVVRGDDAARAVDHGASAVIVSNHGGRQLDTTIATADALPAVVDAVAGRGEVYVDGGIRRGTDVLKALALGARAVLVGRPVLWGLAADGEAGVSTALRILRDELALALALAGCGGVGDVARDLVV, encoded by the coding sequence ATGATCTTCACCATCGACGACCTGTACGCGATCGCCGCCGAGCGCCTGCCGAAGATGGCGTTCGACTACTACGACAGCGGCGCGGACGGGGAGCACACGCTCCGCGACAACCAGGACGCGTGGCGGCGCATCCGGCTCCGGCCGAAGTGCCTCGTCGACGTGTCGTCGTGCGACCTCGCGACGACCGTGTTAGGCACCCCGGTGTCGATGCCGCTGCTCGTCGCGCCGACCGCGTTCCAGAAGCTCGCGCACCCCGATGGCGAGTGCGCCACGGCGCGCGCGGCCGCGGCGGCGGGGACGATCATGACGTTGAGCACGCTGTCGACGTGCCTCATGGAGGACGTCGCGCGCGAGAACGGTGACGGCGGCCGGTGGTTCCAGCTCTACGTGTACCGCGATCGCGGCATCACGCGCGCGTTCCTCGAGCGCGCGGAGGCCGCCGGGTACTCGGCCATCGCGCTCACCGTCGACGCGCCGTACTTCGGGCGGCGGCTGCGCGACGTCCGCAACGGCTTCGCGCTCCCCGACGGGATGACCGTCGCGAACCTCACGGCGGGGATGGGCACCGTCGGCGCGGTCGACGGCAACTCGGGGCTCTCCGCGTACATCGCATCGATGCTCGACCAGCGCATCACCTGGCGCGACGTGGAGTGGCTCCGCGCGTCGACGCGCCTGCCGATCGTCGTGAAGGGCGTGGTGCGCGGCGACGACGCGGCGCGCGCGGTCGACCACGGCGCCTCGGCCGTGATCGTCTCCAACCATGGCGGCCGCCAGCTCGACACCACGATCGCCACCGCCGACGCGCTCCCCGCGGTCGTCGACGCGGTCGCTGGGCGGGGCGAGGTCTACGTCGACGGCGGCATCCGGCGCGGCACCGACGTGCTGAAGGCGCTCGCGTTGGGCGCCCGCGCGGTGCTCGTCGGGCGGCCGGTGCTGTGGGGGCTCGCCGCCGACGGCGAGGCGGGCGTCTCCACCGCGCTCCGCATCCTGCGCGACGAGCTCGCGCTCGCGCTGGCGCTCGCGGGGTGCGGCGGCGTGGGCGACGTGGCGCGGGATCTCGTGGTGTGA
- a CDS encoding SusC/RagA family TonB-linked outer membrane protein, which translates to MSRPRARALLPLAVVAAGAAVAAPPLATPAAAQPATTPASTGRISGTVTDSATGRPLAAAQVSVSGTRFGAATDDAGRYTINGVPAGTHILEVRRLGYRPATTAAVRVSAGAVATLDVRLGAVTLNLQAVVVTGLVDPTSGTRVPFTVGRVDAENAPVPASNAVETIQGKIAGVTIVPSGQPGSGTNILLRSPTSINKSTSPLIVVDGVILSQSFDGSTADLESMDIESMEVVKGAAAASLYGSRASSGVIQIRTRRGSNLANGATRITVRSEFGSNELGGKMHWAQDHYYLTNAQGQYVDAAGNVTDRAHRVARPVYQRFQDVAYADPVFDQVNRFFHPGNTYRNSVNLAQNTGKTNWFLSFVNSREGGVVLNSGQYAQNDIRLNLDHRPLDNLRLSVSGYHSRSNRADLYGDTFFDLINQAPDVDLRTPDPDGTPYLFQGDPTEGREENPLYVLATEQRRRKRARTQGSIEAHYSPLGFLTVDGNVSYDRSDRLNTFFLDQGVKTEGFASGGPGEITQTNGTTDALNAAVSANLLHKFGALTLRSTLRALMERENNNVLTANGTNLAVPGVKSLENATQRFFPTATVEEIRSNGYFGTLGADLKGRYIFDGLVRRDGSSLFGPEERWNTYYRASAAWRLAEEKWFPIKGFSEFKLRASQGTAGGRPDFEDQFETLEFTTGGGLRKVTLGNKFLKPELARETEIGLDAIWKERYSLQLSYAKNHVTDQLLQVPLAGFYGYTTQWRNAGTVDGNTIEGTIEAQIFRGKNLNWRLGLVADRSRNEITQLDVPCYTTQTIAYRCAGTTLGSMYGFRFIKGAGELPADAASRATEFQRNDEGLLVWVGPGNQFTEGESKKLWGTSTTIGTSNYGWGMPITAKDAAGNAALVQIGDGTPRFHWGVSNNVGWRDFTFFGLVDVQAGGNVYNQTNQRMYQYGRSADVDQTGKPQDLKKPIDYYVALYAANAPTDYFVENGGFVKLRELSVRYKLPRNVMGALSRVGARGASLSLIGRNLLTFTDYKGYDPEVSASNRPTVIKLDSFGYPRYRTITGSVQVEF; encoded by the coding sequence ATGTCTCGCCCGCGCGCTCGCGCGCTCCTGCCCCTCGCCGTCGTCGCGGCCGGCGCCGCCGTGGCGGCGCCGCCGCTCGCCACGCCCGCCGCCGCGCAGCCGGCCACGACGCCCGCGTCGACCGGCCGCATCAGCGGCACCGTCACCGATTCCGCCACCGGCCGGCCGCTCGCCGCCGCTCAGGTCAGCGTCTCCGGCACGCGCTTCGGCGCCGCCACCGACGACGCCGGCCGCTACACCATCAACGGCGTTCCCGCCGGCACGCACATCCTCGAGGTGCGGCGGCTCGGCTACCGCCCGGCGACGACCGCGGCCGTGCGCGTGAGCGCCGGCGCCGTCGCCACGCTCGACGTGCGGCTCGGCGCCGTCACGCTGAACCTGCAGGCCGTCGTCGTCACCGGCCTCGTCGACCCGACCAGCGGCACCCGCGTGCCGTTCACCGTCGGCCGCGTCGACGCCGAGAATGCGCCCGTGCCGGCGTCGAACGCGGTGGAGACCATCCAGGGCAAGATCGCCGGCGTCACGATCGTGCCGAGCGGCCAGCCGGGGAGCGGCACGAACATCCTCCTCCGCTCGCCGACGAGCATCAACAAGTCCACGAGCCCGCTCATCGTCGTCGACGGCGTGATCCTGAGCCAGTCGTTCGACGGCTCGACGGCGGACCTCGAGTCGATGGACATCGAGAGCATGGAGGTCGTGAAGGGCGCCGCGGCCGCATCGCTGTACGGCTCGCGCGCGTCGAGCGGTGTGATCCAGATCCGCACGCGCCGCGGCTCCAACCTCGCGAACGGCGCCACGCGCATCACCGTGCGCTCCGAGTTCGGCTCGAACGAGCTCGGTGGCAAGATGCACTGGGCGCAGGACCACTACTACCTGACGAACGCGCAGGGGCAGTACGTCGACGCCGCCGGCAACGTCACCGACCGCGCGCACCGCGTCGCGCGCCCCGTGTACCAGCGCTTCCAGGACGTCGCGTACGCGGACCCGGTGTTCGACCAGGTGAACCGCTTCTTCCACCCGGGCAACACGTACCGCAACTCCGTCAACCTCGCGCAGAACACGGGGAAGACGAACTGGTTCCTCTCGTTCGTGAACTCGCGCGAGGGGGGCGTGGTGCTGAACAGCGGGCAGTACGCGCAGAACGACATCCGCCTCAACCTCGACCACCGGCCGCTCGACAACCTGCGGCTGTCGGTGAGCGGCTATCACAGCCGGTCGAACCGCGCGGATCTCTACGGCGACACGTTCTTCGATCTCATCAACCAGGCGCCCGACGTCGACCTGCGCACGCCCGATCCGGACGGCACGCCGTACCTGTTCCAGGGCGATCCAACGGAGGGGCGCGAGGAGAACCCGCTGTACGTGCTCGCCACCGAGCAGCGCCGCCGCAAGCGCGCGCGCACGCAGGGGAGCATCGAGGCGCACTACTCGCCGTTGGGCTTCCTCACGGTCGACGGCAACGTGAGCTACGACCGCTCCGACCGGCTCAACACGTTCTTCCTCGACCAGGGCGTGAAGACCGAGGGGTTCGCGAGCGGCGGCCCGGGTGAGATCACGCAGACGAACGGCACGACCGACGCGCTGAACGCGGCGGTGAGCGCGAACCTGCTGCACAAGTTCGGCGCGCTCACGCTGCGCAGCACGCTGCGCGCGCTCATGGAGCGCGAGAACAACAACGTGCTCACGGCGAACGGCACCAACCTCGCCGTCCCCGGCGTGAAGAGCCTCGAGAACGCGACGCAGCGCTTCTTCCCGACGGCGACGGTGGAGGAGATCCGCTCGAACGGCTACTTCGGGACGTTAGGCGCGGACCTCAAGGGGCGCTACATCTTCGACGGCCTCGTGCGCCGCGACGGCTCGTCGCTGTTCGGCCCCGAGGAGCGGTGGAACACGTACTACCGCGCCAGCGCCGCGTGGCGGCTGGCCGAGGAGAAGTGGTTCCCGATCAAGGGGTTCAGCGAGTTCAAGCTGCGCGCCTCGCAGGGCACCGCGGGCGGACGCCCCGACTTCGAGGACCAGTTCGAGACGCTCGAGTTCACGACCGGCGGCGGTCTGCGCAAGGTCACGTTAGGCAACAAGTTCCTGAAGCCGGAGCTGGCGCGGGAGACGGAGATCGGGCTCGACGCGATCTGGAAGGAGCGCTACTCGCTCCAGCTCTCGTACGCGAAGAACCACGTCACCGACCAGCTGCTGCAGGTGCCGCTCGCCGGCTTCTACGGCTACACCACGCAGTGGCGCAACGCCGGCACGGTGGACGGCAACACGATCGAGGGCACGATCGAGGCGCAGATCTTCCGCGGCAAGAACCTGAACTGGCGCCTGGGCCTCGTCGCCGACCGGTCGCGCAACGAGATCACGCAGCTCGACGTGCCGTGCTACACGACGCAGACGATCGCGTACCGGTGCGCAGGCACGACGTTGGGCAGCATGTACGGCTTCCGCTTCATCAAGGGCGCGGGCGAGCTGCCGGCCGACGCCGCGTCGCGCGCGACGGAGTTCCAGCGCAACGACGAGGGGCTGCTCGTGTGGGTCGGCCCGGGCAACCAGTTCACCGAGGGTGAGTCGAAGAAGCTGTGGGGCACGTCGACGACGATCGGCACGAGCAACTACGGCTGGGGCATGCCGATCACGGCGAAGGACGCGGCCGGGAACGCGGCGCTCGTCCAGATCGGCGACGGCACGCCGCGCTTCCACTGGGGCGTGTCGAACAACGTCGGCTGGCGCGACTTCACGTTCTTCGGGCTCGTCGACGTCCAGGCCGGCGGGAACGTCTACAACCAGACGAACCAGCGCATGTACCAGTACGGCCGCAGCGCCGACGTGGACCAGACGGGCAAGCCGCAGGATCTGAAGAAGCCCATCGACTACTACGTCGCGCTGTACGCGGCGAACGCGCCGACGGACTACTTCGTGGAGAACGGCGGGTTCGTGAAGCTGCGCGAGCTGTCGGTGCGCTACAAGCTGCCGCGCAACGTGATGGGCGCGCTGTCGCGCGTCGGCGCGCGCGGCGCGTCGCTGTCGCTCATCGGGCGCAACCTGCTCACGTTCACCGACTACAAGGGCTACGACCCCGAGGTGAGCGCGTCGAACCGCCCGACCGTCATCAAGCTCGACTCGTTCGGCTACCCCCGCTACCGCACCATTACCGGCTCCGTGCAGGTGGAGTTCTGA
- a CDS encoding RagB/SusD family nutrient uptake outer membrane protein: protein MTNPNEPDRARATQQPTSAESFVASAFRTWWPVAGHDDYPAWALSTVAHEITSGFADFGQLEPSAEPRSAWNNSPANSRNQVNQDPWYGLYRTISSVNDALISIDSGLVIGDAARTTRTQAVGKFIQGISHGYLGLYYDKAFIVDEKLALDTITKPQFHPYPEVIKAAVSELDQSIADANKAPSFTLPVDAWLFQAMTKDQFVRLANSFAARLLAYSPRSRDERAKVDWNEVIRRIDAGIQTDFAPVAQTDILWDDWKRLVARVRSGPPSDYGRPSYWLLGPADSTNGFINWMNTPLESRQPFQIRTKDRRIQGAGGPATPGKYVGYQQATIFAASRGTYRYSYYYFLRWGTGNSWQSGPQPAMTTTEMDLLKAEALIRLGRAAEAVPLINKTRVANGQLPPVTVDGPPNEPGCVPRKLNGGCGSLWDALRYEKGIELVGMSGVTAFFDARGWQTLAENSFTQLPVPGRELGTLQLDLYTFGGPGGQSIAPAPDPEKCPVTGLARCP from the coding sequence GTGACGAACCCGAACGAGCCCGATCGCGCGCGCGCGACGCAGCAGCCGACGTCGGCCGAGTCGTTCGTGGCGAGCGCGTTCCGCACGTGGTGGCCGGTGGCCGGCCACGACGACTATCCGGCGTGGGCGCTGTCCACCGTCGCGCACGAGATCACGTCGGGCTTCGCCGACTTCGGCCAGCTCGAGCCGTCGGCCGAGCCGCGCTCGGCGTGGAACAACAGCCCGGCGAACTCGCGCAACCAGGTGAACCAGGATCCCTGGTACGGGCTCTATCGCACCATCTCGTCGGTGAACGACGCGCTCATCTCGATCGACTCGGGGCTCGTCATCGGCGACGCGGCGCGCACGACGCGCACGCAGGCCGTGGGCAAGTTCATCCAGGGGATCTCGCACGGCTACCTCGGGCTGTACTACGACAAGGCGTTCATCGTCGACGAGAAGCTCGCGCTCGACACGATCACCAAGCCGCAGTTCCATCCGTACCCCGAGGTGATCAAGGCCGCCGTGTCGGAGCTCGACCAGTCGATCGCCGACGCGAACAAGGCGCCGTCGTTCACGCTGCCGGTCGACGCGTGGCTGTTCCAGGCGATGACGAAGGACCAGTTCGTGCGCCTCGCGAACTCGTTCGCCGCGCGCCTCCTCGCCTACTCGCCGCGCTCGCGCGACGAGCGCGCGAAGGTGGACTGGAACGAGGTGATCCGCCGCATCGACGCCGGCATCCAGACGGACTTCGCGCCGGTCGCGCAGACGGACATCCTGTGGGACGACTGGAAGCGACTCGTGGCGCGCGTGCGCAGCGGCCCGCCGAGCGACTACGGGCGCCCGAGCTACTGGCTGTTGGGCCCCGCCGACTCGACGAACGGCTTCATCAACTGGATGAACACGCCGCTCGAGAGCCGGCAACCGTTCCAGATCCGCACGAAGGACCGCCGCATCCAGGGCGCCGGCGGGCCGGCGACGCCGGGCAAGTACGTCGGCTACCAGCAGGCGACGATCTTCGCCGCGAGCCGCGGCACGTACCGCTACTCGTACTACTACTTCCTGCGCTGGGGCACGGGAAACTCGTGGCAGTCGGGCCCGCAGCCGGCGATGACGACGACGGAGATGGACCTGCTGAAGGCGGAGGCGCTCATCCGACTCGGCCGCGCCGCCGAGGCGGTGCCGCTCATCAACAAGACCCGCGTCGCGAACGGCCAGCTCCCGCCGGTGACGGTGGACGGGCCGCCTAACGAGCCGGGATGCGTGCCGCGCAAGCTGAACGGCGGGTGCGGCTCGCTGTGGGACGCGCTGCGCTACGAGAAGGGGATCGAGCTCGTGGGCATGAGCGGCGTGACGGCGTTCTTCGACGCGCGCGGCTGGCAGACGCTGGCCGAGAACAGCTTCACGCAGCTGCCGGTGCCCGGCCGCGAGTTAGGCACCCTGCAGCTCGACCTGTACACGTTCGGTGGCCCCGGCGGCCAGTCCATCGCGCCGGCGCCGGATCCGGAGAAGTGCCCGGTGACGGGGCTCGCGCGGTGCCCGTGA